One segment of Trypanosoma brucei brucei TREU927 chromosome 8, complete sequence DNA contains the following:
- a CDS encoding inhibitor of cysteine peptidase (similar to GB:CAD68976.1: inhibitor of cysteine peptidase {Trypanosoma brucei} (PMID:12729889)), whose protein sequence is MSHNLFTEEDNNKTIRMVIGETFTIELKSNPTTGYTWLRSGLAGTELSDCTFAIQSKFNNRAPHDNHKNHRRLLVGAGGTMVLEVKALKPGKHTLSLAYGRPWVGFNAAAKRYNIHVEATA, encoded by the coding sequence ATGTCCCACAACCTATTTACTGAGgaagacaacaacaagacCATCCGTATGGTCATTGGTGAAACCTTCACGATTGAACTTAAGAGCAACCCAACCACCGGCTACACGTGGCTTCGTTCAGGTCTCGCCGGTACCGAACTCAGCGATTGCACCTTCGCCATCCAAAGCAAATTTAACAACCGTGCGCCTCATGATAACCACAAGAATCACAGACGCCTATTGGTTGGTGCGGGTGGCACGATGGTACTCGAAGTGAAAGCCCTTAAACCCGGGAAGCACACGCTTTCACTCGCTTACGGACGCCCATGGGTTGGATTCAATGCCGCAGCCAAACGTTACAACATTCACGTCGAGGCCACCGCATAA
- a CDS encoding protein kinase, putative, whose translation MGCGASSRVVESDDRERHKSPHSAAECSPKLGAAEVSPNAKLKEVPSVSTSVIEGLKGHQGTFVMSKFSNDSMTTSASYLNQPNTNEALPPIQTAEASFAPSDAADSTRGNGRSPFASNFTDSNVATSFLRIPHLNSEVDSDARFSSNAFESRCRSGSVVSTGVCNVPILPTFSHCNSRDSRFQSPCGVNRCDSYSPTARPHECSRRCGWGEYETLRRLSINNSMDGTNGTIADTATTASSVEHSNNYAGHRYSFIGTDCGCSSLFYDPCERCSRCILDTEAVYRCDLCMLIFCTDCHAEIGAALHRHKLTSFRRAVNSNVTDSFLINKGRNRDGNKVINEYVVIKVLGRGSHAKVNLVQHHQDRTFYAVKILRCDRTKKIHHGIVSKSSTASDDDLLREIAVMKFVSHPNLIKLKEVIDDVESHKVYVIMEYCAKGPVHVHGEPPLPPEKVRKYGCDILSGLLQLHAQYLYHWDIKPANCLVDDNDVAKIADFGACGSSTRTCKVGGTPAYSCPEQFAGTHIGGHVADSWAFAMTLYQMSHGTLAYSTTSISSLRDSMLDPTPLPIQEGVEPELKDLLRRMLNKDMSQRMMLHDAMKHSYFSGYVTQSYTTVEPSNESAGCITEDLYARAQQAVLRGKRVGDFFHGVQFVRRIRRMMVRHINTHDVDDEDDFFPELPEASSLESTQRLVTNEADIHEVHKIVSSFVGDAVRGALRIDGILMTTLHSFVAEAAPLVSKLCCSNNKLTCVGTVDFSKFQHLRVLQICENSLRQFPLDVLHAPRLQFLDLSHNHIKDIPPALTCARELQTLCMNHNQVAYVGCNECGASVLSGESMQKVVLTANPLRHLPAEITSCSKLELILDDAPSLLEEWYASINQSTSVSITWNDIYPCRVYPEVPLFVASKSIKLYNLTILEALGTRNVVLTQFESWLPTGEVNSAAMEEHVRRRQKESVRVNGNDSECEIRSPVVRKTAMNVGDCLPIPNILSKSVCRFLHSYFILEEKTSYTVSAYGALKNYLTTCLGRNESVVVFLDERRDSQNTRDTIVAVLCEVLMAAKGGKRTLSGCISDVVDATRGLYA comes from the coding sequence atggGTTGTGGTGCCTCCAGCAGGGTTGTGGAATCCGATGACAGGGAACGGCATAAATCACCACATTCCGCAGCCGAATGTTCGCCTAAGCTGGGCGCCGCTGAGGTTTCCCCTAACGCCAAACTCAAGGAGGTTCCGTCTGTTTCAACAAGCGTCATCGAAGGCCTGAAAGGACACCAGGGGACCTTCGTCATGTCGAAGTTCTCCAATGATAGCATGACTACAAGCGCATCGTATCTCAATCAACCAAACACCAACGAGGCTTTACCTCCCATCCAAACCGCAGAAGCTTCCTTTGCTCCGTCGGACGCCGCTGACTCCACAAGGGGAAATGGGAGATCGCCCTTCGCGTCGAATTTTACCGACAGCAATGTGGCTACCAGTTTTCTTAGAATCCCGCATTTAAACAGTGAGGTTGATTCGGACGCGAGGTTTAGCAGCAACGCATTTGAAAGCAGATGTCGTTCCGGCTCTGTGGTGAGCACTGGCGTGTGCAACGTACCCATACTTCCAACATTTTCCCACTGCAATAGCAGGGATTCACGTTTTCAAAGCCCATGTGGAGTAAATAGGTGTGACTCTTACAGTCCAACGGCTCGTCCTCATGAATGTTCACGCCGCTGTGGTTGGGGGGAGTACGAAACGCTGAGACGACTCAGTATTAATAACAGCATGGACGGCACTAACGGCACCATAGCAGACACAGCAACTACAGCCAGCAGCGTAGAACACTCCAATAATTATGCGGGGCATCGTTATAGTTTCATAGGGACGGACTGTGGGTGTAGCAGCCTCTTTTATGACCCATGTGAGAGGTGCAGCCGTTGTATACTCGACACGGAGGCGGTGTACCGATGCGATTTATGTATGCTGATCTTCTGCACTGACTGCCATGCGGAAATTGGGGCGGCACTGCACAGACACAAGCTAACAAGCTTCAGGCGCGCCGTAAATAGCAATGTGACTGACTCATtcctcatcaacaaggggaGAAATAGGGACGGGAACAAAGTAATCAATGAATATGTGGTGATAAAGGTGCTTGGAAGGGGGTCACACGCGAAAGTTAATCTCGTGCAGCACCACCAGGATCGTACGTTTTATGCAGTGAAAATATTGCGATGTGACCGTACcaaaaaaatacatcatGGGATCGTTTCGAAGTCCAGCACCGCCAGTGATGATGACCTTCTGCGCGAAATCGCGGTTATGAAGTTTGTATCACATCCCAATCTCATAAAACTGAAAGAGGTGATAGATGACGTTGAATCGCATAAGGTGTACGTAATCATGGAATACTGTGCCAAGGGACCAGTTCATGTTCACGGTGAGCCGCCGCTACCCCCAGAGAAGGTGAGAAAATACGGATGTGACATACTATCCGGCCTGTTGCAACTCCACGCACAGTATCTTTATCACTGGGATATTAAACCGGCCAATTGCCTTGTTGACGACAATGACGTCGCGAAGATAGCTGACTTTGGTGCTTGCGGTAGCTCGACGCGAACCTGCAAGGTTGGCGGCACTCCCGCATACAGCTGCCCCGAACAGTTTGCTGGAACGCATATTGGAGGCCATGTTGCAGATAGTTGGGCTTTTGCCATGACGTTATATCAAATGTCACATGGCACCCTCGCGTATAGCACTACCTCCATTTCCAGCTTGAGGGACAGTATGCTAGATCCAACACCGCTACCCATTCAAGAAGGAGTAGAGCCCGAGTTGAAGGACTTATTGCGCCGAATGTTAAATAAGGATATGTCGCAGCGAATGATGCTACACGATGCTATGAAGCACTCGTACTTCAGTGGATATGTGACGCAAAGTTATACAACAGTCGAGCCTTCCAATGAGTCAGCGGGGTGCATCACGGAAGACTTGTACGCCCGTGCACAGCAAGCAGTGCTTCGAGGGAAACGGGTCGGTGATTTCTTTCATGGCGTGCAGTTTGTGCGCAGAATACGCCGAATGATGGTTCGTCATATCAACACGCACGACGTGGACGATGAAGATGATTTTTTCCCTGAACTCCCAGAGGCATCCTCATTGGAGAGTACCCAACGTTTAGTGACCAACGAAGCTGACATACACGAAGTGCATAAGATAGTCAGTAGTTTCGTCGGGGATGCTGTGAGAGGAGCGCTTCGAATTGACGGAATCCTCATGACTACACTTCATTCCTTCGTAGCGGAGGCGGCACCGTTGGTTTCGAAGCTGTGTTGCAGCAATAACAAGCTCACGTGTGTGGGAACAGTTGATTTCTCGAAGTTTCAACACCTTCGCGTGCTGCAGATTTGTGAAAACTCGCTCAGGCAATTTCCACTGGATGTTCTCCACGCCCCTAGGTTACAGTTCCTGGATTTATCTCACAATCATATCAAAGACATACCGCCCGCGCTCACCTGCGCCCGGGAACTTCAAACATTGTGCATGAACCACAACCAAGTGGCATACGTGGGTTGTAACGAGTGCGGTGCATCCGTCCTCTCAGGAGAATCTATGCAAAAGGTGGTGCTGACTGCCAACCCATTGCGCCATCTACCAGCTGAGATCACATCATGTTCCAAGTTGGAGTTAATTTTAGACGATGCCCCATCGCTGTTGGAAGAGTGGTATGCATCAATTAATCAGTCGACAAGTGTGAGTATTACGTGGAACGACATTTATCCTTGTCGAGTATACCCCGAGGTGCCACTCTTCGTTGCTTCTAAAAGCATTAAACTATATAACTTGACTATACTAGAGGCACTCGGCACGCGTAATGTTGTGTTGACACAATTCGAGTCGTGGCTCCCCACAGGTGAAGTGAATTCTGCTGCAATGGAAGAGCACGTTCGACGCCGGCAGAAGGAGTCAGTGAGGGTTAATGGAAATGATAGCGAATGTGAAATTCGCTCGCCAGTCGTTAGAAAGACGGCAATGAATGTCGGGGATTGTCTTCCCATACCGAATATTCTCTCTAAATCAGTTTGTCGGTTCCTCCATAGTTACTTTATATTGGAAGAGAAAACCTCCTATACAGTATCTGCCTACGGAGCTCTCAAGAATTATCTCACAACATGTCTCGGTAGAAATGAAAgtgttgttgtatttctcGATGAGCGGAGGGATTCACAAAATACCCGTGATACAATTGTTGCAGTTTTGTGTGAAGTACTGATGGCTGCGAAAGGGGGTAAGAGAACACTGAGTGGTTGCATCAGCGATGTAGTTGATGCGACGCGGGGGCTCTACGCGTGA